The Cyclobacteriaceae bacterium genome includes a region encoding these proteins:
- a CDS encoding AAA family ATPase, with translation MIENLREALRLSPDNLPLRMLLAENLLNEKLFEEAETEYKKALTADSGNAKARRGLAKCYFEQGKFSATIVILEELADSENDVGLWILMAKALLRNGEAARSIEIYKKALQLNPALKDEELDSLRSSESKTDKILDEIEKGFEEIERPRINFSDVGGMDHVKEEINIKIIQPLKFPDLYKAYGKKTGGGILLYGPPGCGKTYLARATAGQIQASFISVGIHDVLDMWMGNSEMKLHQLFETARSQAPCVVFFDEIDALGSSRADMRQSASKMLINQFLNELDGIQSSNDGLLILGATNAPWHLDTAFRRPGRFDRIIFVQPPDLASRESILKILLKDKPVQDIDFGSIAKMTADFSGADLQAIVNLSIEHKLRESFKDGIPQPIFTKDLAKAAKEIKPSTKEWFTSARNYALYANESGLYNEILDYLKLKK, from the coding sequence ATGATTGAGAATTTAAGAGAAGCCCTTCGTCTGTCACCTGATAATTTACCCCTCCGAATGTTATTGGCAGAGAACTTATTAAATGAAAAGTTATTTGAAGAAGCTGAGACAGAATATAAAAAAGCACTGACTGCAGATTCAGGCAATGCCAAGGCAAGGAGAGGTCTCGCGAAATGCTATTTCGAACAAGGTAAATTTTCAGCAACGATTGTCATTCTTGAAGAACTGGCCGATTCCGAGAACGATGTTGGTTTATGGATCCTGATGGCGAAAGCCCTTTTAAGAAATGGTGAAGCAGCTAGATCTATTGAGATTTACAAAAAAGCACTTCAGTTGAATCCCGCTTTAAAAGATGAAGAATTGGATAGCCTTCGCAGCAGCGAATCGAAAACAGATAAGATCCTTGATGAGATTGAAAAAGGATTCGAAGAGATCGAAAGACCTCGTATAAATTTCAGTGACGTGGGCGGAATGGATCATGTGAAGGAAGAGATTAATATCAAGATAATTCAACCCCTGAAATTTCCAGATCTGTATAAAGCTTATGGAAAGAAAACGGGTGGTGGTATTTTGTTATACGGGCCTCCCGGGTGTGGTAAAACTTATTTAGCCAGGGCAACGGCCGGTCAGATTCAGGCAAGTTTTATATCCGTTGGCATCCATGATGTTCTCGACATGTGGATGGGAAACAGCGAAATGAAACTTCATCAGCTTTTTGAAACAGCAAGAAGTCAGGCTCCTTGCGTTGTCTTCTTTGACGAAATCGATGCTCTTGGATCAAGTCGGGCAGACATGAGACAGAGTGCATCTAAAATGCTCATTAACCAATTTCTTAACGAGCTTGATGGAATCCAATCTTCCAATGATGGACTATTGATTTTGGGGGCTACAAATGCTCCATGGCATTTAGATACCGCATTCCGCAGACCAGGCCGGTTTGACAGAATTATTTTTGTTCAGCCTCCCGATCTTGCCAGTCGCGAAAGCATTCTGAAAATTCTATTAAAAGATAAGCCCGTTCAGGATATTGATTTTGGGTCCATTGCTAAAATGACCGCCGATTTTTCTGGCGCCGATCTCCAGGCTATTGTAAACCTCTCTATTGAACACAAGTTGAGAGAATCATTTAAGGATGGAATTCCTCAGCCTATTTTTACAAAAGATCTGGCGAAAGCTGCCAAAGAGATAAAACCATCTACCAAAGAGTGGTTCACATCCGCACGCAATTATGCACTCTATGCCAATGAGTCTGGATTATATAATGAGATACTTGACTATCTGAAATTGAAAAAATGA
- a CDS encoding tetratricopeptide repeat protein — translation MITSNLLERATQLINLRRFTDAEVQLRDVLSFEPNNALAISLLALCKSEIGQHAEAIQLIRQAISQEPDNSYFLYLHSLFLFRNENLKEAEKFISNAIAYDPNNADYFGLIATIKIEQKEWNAALLYANQGLSVDSENLTCLNVRSTALLKLDRKEESFETIREALSYNPENDHTHANVGWGLLERGDHVKALESFKEALRLNPENEYAKSGMMEALKARYLVYRIFLKYAFWVGNMKAKGQWIIILGLYFGVKILRMVADANENLAVFIKPVIYLYFAFALSTWLIDPLSNLFLRLNMYGRYALKREQIKSSNYVGIALAMALFTITLYFIYDFEFYFLLTIYFTAISIPLASMFNPKQPGKRKILVAYTIALLLVGALSILMMGSSETGLTLWYVFIFGIVAYQWIANALVIR, via the coding sequence ATGATCACATCGAATTTGCTGGAAAGGGCTACCCAATTAATCAATTTAAGAAGATTTACAGATGCTGAAGTTCAGTTACGGGATGTTCTTTCATTCGAACCCAACAATGCGTTAGCCATAAGTCTGCTGGCGCTTTGTAAATCAGAGATTGGTCAGCATGCAGAAGCCATTCAATTGATTAGGCAGGCAATCAGTCAGGAGCCTGATAACAGTTATTTTCTATATCTGCATTCTCTCTTCCTGTTCAGAAATGAAAATCTGAAAGAAGCTGAGAAGTTCATTTCAAATGCAATCGCCTACGATCCCAATAACGCAGACTATTTTGGATTGATTGCGACCATTAAGATTGAACAAAAAGAATGGAACGCAGCACTTCTCTATGCAAATCAGGGATTAAGCGTTGACTCAGAAAATCTAACCTGCCTGAATGTAAGGTCCACAGCCCTTCTAAAGCTTGATAGGAAAGAAGAATCTTTTGAAACCATTCGTGAGGCATTAAGCTATAATCCTGAAAATGATCATACGCATGCCAATGTCGGCTGGGGCTTGCTTGAAAGAGGAGATCATGTAAAAGCTCTTGAAAGTTTTAAAGAGGCATTAAGACTCAATCCAGAAAATGAATATGCGAAATCCGGCATGATGGAAGCATTGAAGGCCCGCTATCTTGTCTATCGGATATTTCTTAAGTATGCTTTTTGGGTAGGCAACATGAAGGCTAAAGGCCAGTGGATTATTATTCTTGGGCTTTATTTTGGCGTAAAGATTCTGCGAATGGTTGCCGACGCCAATGAAAACCTTGCTGTTTTTATTAAGCCTGTTATATATCTCTACTTTGCGTTTGCTCTTTCAACATGGCTAATTGACCCTCTTTCAAATTTGTTTCTAAGACTCAATATGTATGGGCGATACGCTCTTAAAAGAGAACAGATAAAATCCTCAAATTATGTAGGCATTGCCTTGGCAATGGCACTCTTTACAATAACTCTTTATTTCATTTATGATTTCGAGTTTTATTTTCTCCTTACAATCTATTTTACCGCAATCTCAATACCCCTTGCCTCCATGTTCAATCCCAAACAACCGGGCAAAAGAAAAATTCTTGTTGCATACACGATTGCACTATTGCTAGTGGGAGCATTGTCAATACTAATGATGGGAAGTTCAGAAACAGGGCTGACCCTGTGGTATGTATTTATATTCGGAATAGTCGCCTATCAATGGATTGCGAATGCGTTGGTGATTCGATGA